The DNA segment TTCAGGAAGCACGTAACGGCGTGGATAACGCCATTCGTGAAGTTGAGTCACGTTTTGATTTTCGCGGCGTTGAAGCGACCATTGAGCTCAATGATGCCAATAAAACCATCAAGGTACTGAGCGAATCCGATTTCCAGGTTAACCAGTTGCTGGACATTCTGCGTGCCAAGCTGCTCAAGCGTGGCATTGAAGGGACATCCCTCGACGTGCCGGACGAGTTCGTCCACAGTGGGAAGACCTGGTTTGTGGAAGCAAAGCTGAAGCAGGGCATCGAGAGCGCCGTGCAGAAGAAGATCGTTAAGCTGATTAAAGACAGCAAGCTGAAGGTGCAAGCGCAGATTCAGGGTGAAGAGATTCGCGTGACCGGGAAATCCCGTGATGACCTCCAGTCCGTGATGGCGCTGGTGCGTGGCGGCGATTTGGGACAGCCGTTCCAGTTTAAAAACTTCCGCGATTAATCTTCAACGGTCCGGCTTTCCGGACCGTTTTCACTTTTACGCCCGGCTGATGGCCTGCTCAACCTCAAAGCGGTTGGTCACTTTGCTGTCGATCTTCACATAGGCGGAATGTTCCTGCTGGGCAATCAAAACTTCACTGACACCTTCTGTTGCCAGTAAACGCTGCTTCAGCACGTCATCGGCTGCAATCTCCGGTGGAATGACTACCCGCAGGCTGCTGACATACGGCGGCTCTTTCATGGTGCTGGCGACGGCGAGCCAGACAACGGCTAAAAACGCCCCGGCAAGGAAAACCGTCTGTCCGTCAAACATCCCGTCGACCCAACCGCCCAGTGAACCGCCCAGGGCGACGCCGAGGAACTGGCTGGTGGAATACACGCCCATCGCCGTGCCTTTATAGCCTGCCGGAGACTCTTTACTGATCAGTGAGGGAAGGAGGGCTTCCATCAGATTGAAGGCGAGGAAGAACAGTTGCACACCGATAATCAGTTCCCAGAAATGGCTGCCCGCGCCCCAGAGAACAACCTCGGCAATCACAATCAGCGCTACGCAGAACAGGAACACCCGTTTCATCCGCCGCTTCACTTCGGCGTATATAATAAACGGGACGACCGAGCCAAACGAAATCAGCATCGTCACCAGATACACTTTCCAGTGTTCCGCTGCGGGTAGTCCGGCATCAGCTAACTGGCCGGGCAGGGCAACGAAGGTGGACATCAGCAGAATGTGCAGACACATGATGCCGAAGTTAAGCTTCAGCAGTTTCGGTTCGGCCAGCACTTTGCTGAAGCTGCCTTTCACCATCCCCGATTCGCGATTGAGCACGTGGTTGTCACTGTCTGGCACCACCCACAGCGTCAGGATGATGCCAAGCGTTGCCAGGATGGCGATCATCCAGAAGAGGGCGTTGAGCCCCAGGGCGTGGGTAATGATTGGCCCAAGCACCATGGCGATTGCGAAGGTGATGCCAAAGCTCACGCCAATAAACGCCATTGCCTTTGTGCGGTTTTGTTCACGGGTTAAGTCTGACAGTAGCGCCATCACCGCGGCGGCGATCGCCCCCGAACCCTGTAACGCGCGGCCAAGAATAATGCCCCAGATGGAGTCCGACAGCGCGGCAATGATGCTGCCGAGGATAAACACAGCGAGCCCGCCGACAATCAGCGGCTTACGACCGATACGGTCGGAGAGCAGTCCAAAAGGGATCTGAAAAATAGCCTGCGCCAGACCATAGATGCCGATGGCGAGGCCAATTAACGCCTGGCTGGCTCCCTGTAGCGCCATGCCGTATGTGGTCAGAACCGGCAGGACCATAAACATGCCAAGCATGCGCAGAGAAAATACGGTCCCTAAACCCCAGGTGGCGCGCAACTCACCCGGCGTCATTTTATAATCGTTCATTCCCACCTCTGTCTTAATTTCGCGCCTAGTGTAAAGCGCTAAGCAGGCGGGGTAAATATGCGCTTTATTAACAAATGTTGGGGTTGTGAGTGGCGTCGGCTAGAGACGAAAATGCCGGATGACGAGACTAACATCTCTTATCCGGCCTACAAGCAATGTGCTTTTTTGTAGGCCGGATAAGGCGTCAGCCGCCATCCGGCATAGAAGATATGACGATTAACTTACCAGACGTAAGTCAGCAGATTGTGTGAATCCGGCACCATAAAGTCGACCGACATCATCACGGAGAGCGCGGTAATGGCGATGATGGAGAAACCGAACAGCTTGCGCGCCCAGACTCGGTCATCTTCCACTTTGTAACCGCGCAGCGCCATGCCTAACCACCAGACGCTCACCGCTGCCGCAACCACCAGATATTTATATCCGGCGTAGCCGCCCAGAGAGAGCATCAGCGTCGCGATGGCAAACGCGATGATATACAGCGTGATGTGGTTTTTGGCGACAGAGATGCCTTTCACCACCGGCAGAACCGGGATGTTAGCCGCCTGATAATCCTTAAAGCGGAAAATCGCGATGGCATAAGAGTGCGGCATCTGCCACAGGCTAAAAATCGCCAGCAGAATCAGCGCGCCGCTGTCGAACTCACCGGTTACCGCGCAGTAGCCGATCACCGGCGGCGCCGCGCCGGAGAGAGAGCCGATCAGCGTGCCGTAGACCGAGTGGCGTTTCATATACAGGCTGTAAACGCCCACATAAACCACAAAGCCCATCACACCCAGCCAGCAGGCCAGAGGGTTCGCGCCAAACCACAGCAGCATGAAGCCAGCAATACCCAGCAGGGTGGCGTACGCCAGCGAGACTTTAGGAGAGATCAGGCCTCTTACCAGCACCCGATTCTTGGTCCTTTCCATCTTTCTGTCGATATCCCTGTCGATGTAGTTGTTAAATACACAACCCGACGCCACAACCAGTGACACTCCGACCAACGTGTAGATGAACAAGGGATAGTCAATGCTGCCCTTGGAGGCCAGCAGGAATCCCCCGATCACCGAGATCAGGTTGCCAAAGATGATGCCTGGTTTCGTTACTTGCAGGTATTGCTTAAACATCATAACCGCCGCTCTTAGTGCATCATCATATTGTAGTTGAGGTTCCACATGATCCAGATGGAACCGACAACCAGGATGGCGATG comes from the Citrobacter amalonaticus genome and includes:
- a CDS encoding YajQ family cyclic di-GMP-binding protein gives rise to the protein MPSFDIVSEVDLQEARNGVDNAIREVESRFDFRGVEATIELNDANKTIKVLSESDFQVNQLLDILRAKLLKRGIEGTSLDVPDEFVHSGKTWFVEAKLKQGIESAVQKKIVKLIKDSKLKVQAQIQGEEIRVTGKSRDDLQSVMALVRGGDLGQPFQFKNFRD
- a CDS encoding MFS transporter, coding for MNDYKMTPGELRATWGLGTVFSLRMLGMFMVLPVLTTYGMALQGASQALIGLAIGIYGLAQAIFQIPFGLLSDRIGRKPLIVGGLAVFILGSIIAALSDSIWGIILGRALQGSGAIAAAVMALLSDLTREQNRTKAMAFIGVSFGITFAIAMVLGPIITHALGLNALFWMIAILATLGIILTLWVVPDSDNHVLNRESGMVKGSFSKVLAEPKLLKLNFGIMCLHILLMSTFVALPGQLADAGLPAAEHWKVYLVTMLISFGSVVPFIIYAEVKRRMKRVFLFCVALIVIAEVVLWGAGSHFWELIIGVQLFFLAFNLMEALLPSLISKESPAGYKGTAMGVYSTSQFLGVALGGSLGGWVDGMFDGQTVFLAGAFLAVVWLAVASTMKEPPYVSSLRVVIPPEIAADDVLKQRLLATEGVSEVLIAQQEHSAYVKIDSKVTNRFEVEQAISRA
- the cyoE gene encoding heme o synthase; translated protein: MMFKQYLQVTKPGIIFGNLISVIGGFLLASKGSIDYPLFIYTLVGVSLVVASGCVFNNYIDRDIDRKMERTKNRVLVRGLISPKVSLAYATLLGIAGFMLLWFGANPLACWLGVMGFVVYVGVYSLYMKRHSVYGTLIGSLSGAAPPVIGYCAVTGEFDSGALILLAIFSLWQMPHSYAIAIFRFKDYQAANIPVLPVVKGISVAKNHITLYIIAFAIATLMLSLGGYAGYKYLVVAAAVSVWWLGMALRGYKVEDDRVWARKLFGFSIIAITALSVMMSVDFMVPDSHNLLTYVW